A part of Hydrogenobacter sp. T-8 genomic DNA contains:
- a CDS encoding LytR/AlgR family response regulator transcription factor, with amino-acid sequence MKRMRAFIVEDEPLAVQRLKRMLSQDGRLEVVGESGTYEESLKLIEEKKPEVLFLDIRLPDGTGIDLAKEVLSMGLKPYIIFTTAYGEYALEAFRVSAVDYLLKPYSQEDLAKAINKVLEKKSNFEQVSNLIRVERPIIPARIGNKVLFLSPEDIYYV; translated from the coding sequence ATGAAACGCATGAGAGCCTTTATAGTAGAAGACGAACCCTTGGCAGTCCAAAGACTAAAGAGGATGTTAAGTCAAGATGGCAGGCTTGAGGTAGTTGGAGAATCAGGCACATACGAAGAATCCCTAAAGCTAATAGAAGAAAAAAAGCCAGAGGTTTTGTTTCTTGACATAAGGCTACCCGATGGCACTGGTATAGACTTGGCAAAGGAAGTCCTCTCTATGGGTCTAAAACCTTACATAATCTTTACCACCGCATACGGCGAGTATGCCCTTGAAGCCTTTAGAGTATCTGCGGTAGATTACCTTTTAAAGCCCTACTCTCAGGAAGATTTAGCCAAGGCTATAAATAAGGTGCTGGAAAAGAAAAGCAACTTTGAGCAAGTGTCTAATCTCATAAGGGTGGAGCGTCCTATAATACCCGCAAGAATTGGGAATAAAGTTCTGTTTCTAAGTCCAGAAGATATATACTACGTTTAG
- a CDS encoding LytTR family DNA-binding domain-containing protein, with the protein MGEVSVRTKEGLLPLSKKLYEIEDMLRPYNFFRVHRSYLVNLNKVKELKSVEQSKYVIVFKDINETLKTSREGAKALRDYLNI; encoded by the coding sequence ATGGGCGAGGTAAGCGTAAGAACAAAGGAAGGACTTTTGCCACTTAGCAAAAAGCTCTACGAGATAGAGGATATGCTTAGACCATACAACTTCTTTAGGGTCCATAGGTCTTACCTCGTTAACCTAAACAAGGTAAAGGAGCTAAAGAGCGTAGAACAGAGCAAATATGTGATAGTTTTCAAAGATATCAACGAAACTCTAAAAACAAGCAGAGAGGGTGCAAAGGCACTAAGGGACTATCTAAATATTTAG
- a CDS encoding cryptochrome/photolyase family protein, translated as MRAVYLFKRDLRARDNRGLAYASKRHKEIVPFFIFDKDIIRDLKVDRKRLGYLYKVLALLSSQIKVYCMQGSTEEVLKEVFKTAKPTHLYTTTSYSWSGRERNKVIKSICQAYGVEYVEVFENFLVRPESIPQKKVYTPFYTEWIKRVDLTEEDPQDFKVPDLPLPTLKDLNIDFDSLEPFHPEDCFERLRSFPFERYEELRNYPAIDGSSRLSPCIRFGVLSLRSIFKIAQGRSEQFIKELAWREFWYHIAYNFPQTKDLEFHEKRRNIRWENRQEYLQAFLEAKTGYPIVDAGIRQLKEEKWLHNRMRMIVGSFLTKVLLIDWRIGEEFFKEYLLDYDEVVNIGNWQWTASVGADPKPFRLFNPILQAQRYDPQCEYIKRYIPELSDIPCEKLHDPIRYALPYHKPIVNYYQRISIAKELYRALS; from the coding sequence ATGAGAGCGGTGTATTTGTTCAAAAGAGACCTAAGAGCAAGGGATAACAGAGGGCTTGCCTATGCGTCAAAAAGACACAAGGAGATTGTCCCTTTCTTTATCTTTGACAAGGATATAATTAGAGATTTAAAGGTTGACAGAAAAAGGCTTGGTTACTTATACAAAGTCTTAGCCCTCCTGTCCTCACAGATAAAGGTTTACTGCATGCAAGGTAGCACAGAAGAAGTCTTAAAAGAAGTGTTTAAAACCGCTAAGCCAACCCATCTATACACCACAACGTCTTACAGCTGGAGTGGAAGAGAAAGGAACAAGGTCATAAAAAGTATTTGCCAAGCCTACGGTGTGGAATATGTGGAAGTTTTTGAAAACTTTCTTGTGAGACCAGAATCCATACCTCAAAAAAAGGTGTATACGCCCTTTTACACAGAATGGATAAAAAGAGTAGACCTTACGGAAGAAGACCCACAAGACTTTAAAGTGCCAGACCTACCATTGCCCACCTTAAAGGACTTAAACATAGACTTTGATAGTCTAGAACCCTTTCATCCAGAGGACTGTTTTGAAAGGTTAAGGAGCTTTCCCTTTGAAAGATACGAAGAGCTTAGGAACTATCCGGCGATAGATGGTTCTTCAAGGCTTTCTCCCTGCATAAGATTTGGAGTGCTATCCTTGAGAAGTATCTTTAAGATCGCACAGGGTAGAAGTGAGCAGTTTATAAAGGAGTTAGCATGGAGAGAGTTCTGGTATCACATAGCCTACAACTTTCCACAGACCAAAGACCTTGAGTTTCATGAAAAGAGAAGAAACATAAGATGGGAAAACAGGCAAGAATACCTACAGGCTTTCCTTGAGGCAAAAACGGGTTATCCCATAGTGGACGCAGGCATTAGACAACTAAAGGAAGAAAAGTGGCTTCATAACAGGATGAGGATGATAGTAGGTAGCTTCCTCACAAAGGTTTTGCTTATAGACTGGAGGATAGGAGAGGAGTTTTTCAAGGAATACCTTTTGGACTACGACGAGGTGGTAAACATAGGAAACTGGCAGTGGACCGCCTCTGTGGGTGCAGACCCCAAACCCTTTAGGCTTTTCAATCCCATACTTCAAGCCCAAAGGTATGACCCACAGTGTGAGTATATAAAAAGGTATATACCAGAGCTTTCAGACATACCCTGCGAAAAGCTACATGACCCTATAAGGTATGCACTACCCTACCACAAACCCATTGTAAATTACTACCAAAGGATAAGCATCGCAAAAGAGCTATACAGAGCCCTTTCTTGA
- a CDS encoding DUF454 family protein — protein MKGVYRLSGFFFLGLGTLGIFLPILPTVPLYLLALILLSRASKRDIVRLKRIPFIGKRIYPYIKRSVKYLRSWNTRSQSLST, from the coding sequence ATGAAGGGCGTATACAGGCTATCTGGCTTTTTCTTTTTGGGGCTTGGCACTCTCGGCATCTTTCTACCTATACTCCCCACCGTTCCCCTGTATCTTCTTGCCCTTATACTGCTTTCCAGAGCTTCCAAAAGGGACATAGTGAGGCTCAAAAGGATACCATTCATAGGTAAAAGGATATACCCATATATAAAAAGGTCTGTAAAATACCTAAGGTCATGGAATACACGATCGCAAAGTTTATCCACCTGA